The Engystomops pustulosus chromosome 4, aEngPut4.maternal, whole genome shotgun sequence genome contains a region encoding:
- the LOC140128724 gene encoding olfactory receptor 1468-like produces MPDWYRTREDPDHKVLATTNNVTSIFLLGFPDLQNHKLFFFSFLFLLYCGTISGNLLIMVLYLVSKTLQSPMYFFITQLSLCDLLLTTDIVPVLLHTVLHGGGTITLIGCITQFVFFASSEFSECLLLSVMSYDRYVAICNPLRYHSIMNHMLCVIAVCIIWVMSYIGTFIYVISMCNLYFCGPNIIDHFYCDIEPILQLSCSDTSTIYVQITVLGSSFTVVPFTIIVTSYVYIVIAILKIPSNTGRHKAFSTCSSHLIVVTIFYGTLIMVYIFPKGEQSLTTGKILSLIYTVLTPMLNPIIYTLRNRDFKEALNRLKLLL; encoded by the coding sequence ATGCCAGACTGGTATAGAACAagagaggaccctgaccataagGTCTTAGCAACTACCAATAATGTCACCTCCATCTTCCTTCTGGGATTTCCTGATCTTCAAAATCACAAActtttcttcttctccttcctgtTTCTTCTATACTGTGGGACAATATCAGGAAACCTTCTTATCATGGTCTTGTATCTAGTGAGTAAAACCCTTcagtcccccatgtacttcttcattacaCAGCTGTCATTGTGTGACCTCCTGCTGACCACAGACATTGTCCCTGTCCTTCTTCACACTGTCCTGCATGGGGGAGGTACTATCACTCTCATTGGATGCATCACACAGTTTGTTTTCTTTGCTAGTTCTGAGTTCTCAGAATGTCTTCTCCTgtcggtgatgtcctatgaccggtatgtggccatctgtaaccccctccgttATCACTCTATCATGAATCATATGTTATGTGTGATAGCAGTTTGTATCATTTGGGTGATGAGTTACATCGGGACCTTTATCTATGTAATTTCTATGTGTaatctctatttctgtggaccaAACATCATTGACCATTTCTACTGTGACATAGAACCAATCCTGCAGCTCTCCTGCTCCGATACATCCACGATATATGTCCAGATTACTGTGCTGGGATCTTCATTCACAGTTGTACCATTTACAATAATAGTGACGTCCTATGTGTACATTGTCATCGCCATCCTGAAGATCCCATCCAATACCGGAAGacataaagccttctccacctgtagctcccacctcattgttGTCACCATATTTTATGGGACATTGATCATGGTTTATATCTTTCCGAAAGGAGAACAATCACTGACCACAGGCAAGATCCTCTCCCTGATTTATACTGTGCTGACCCCAATGCTtaaccccatcatatacaccctgAGGAACAGAGACTTTAAGGAAGCATTAAATAGGTTGAAGCTTCTATTGTGA